The proteins below come from a single Miscanthus floridulus cultivar M001 chromosome 1, ASM1932011v1, whole genome shotgun sequence genomic window:
- the LOC136484029 gene encoding purple acid phosphatase 18-like gives MAAPPPLPLPLILLILLLAVSSCASAAAAGAPVVGEDYVRPPPARCHRKALLSLFPWSKESSASDPQQVHISLAGEKHMRITWITDDNSVPSVVDYGTKEGTYTMKSQGESTSYSYLLYSSGKIHHVVVGPLEDNTIYYYRCGGQGPEFQFKTPPSQFPLSLAVVGDLGQTSWTTSTLNHIKQCEHDMLLLPGDLSYADYMQHLWDSFGTLVEPLASNRPWMVTEGNHEKEQILFFESGFQSYNARWKMPYEESGSRSNLYYSFEVAGAHFIMLGSYTDYDDSSDQYAWLKADLAKVDRKRTPWLIVLLHVPWYNSNWAHQGEGDSMMASMEPLLYAAHVDMVIAGHVHAYERAERVYNGRLDPCGAVHITIGDGGNREGLAHRYRNPKPAWSVFREASFGHGELKIVNSTHAHWTWHRNDDEEPVRTDDVWINSLAGSGCIVEGSRELRKILMSP, from the exons ATGGCCGCGCCGCCTCCGCTCCCCCTCCCCCTCATCCTCCTGATACTCCTGCTCGCCGTATCCTCCTGCGCCTCCGCCGCGGCAGCCGGGGCTCCGGTGGTGGGGGAGGACTACGTCCGTCCGCCGCCGGCGCGGTGCCACCGCAAGGCACTCCTTAGCCTCTTCCCTTGGAGCAAGGAGTCCTCCGCCTCCGATCCGCAGCAG GTGCACATTTCACTAGCTGGAGAAAAGCACATGAGAATAACATGGATTACCGATGATAACTCTGTCCCATCTGTGGTGGACTATGGAACCAAAGAAGGTACATACACAATGAAATCTCAAGGAGAAAGCACATCCTACAGCTACTTATTGTATAGCTCAGGAAAAATTCATCATGTTGTCGTTGGACCTCTTGAAGACAACACTATTTATTACTACCGATGTGGAGGCCAAGGTCCAGAATTCCAATTTAAGACCCCGCCCTCCCAGTTTCCACTGTCATTGGCTGTTGTTGGTGATCTTGGTCAGACTAGTTGGACAACATCAACCCTGAATCACATTAAGCAGTGTGAGCATGATATGCTTTTACTCCCTGGTGATCTCTCTTATGCTGATTATATGCAACATTTGTGGGATTCCTTCGGCACATTGGTGGAGCCACTTGCTAGCAACCGGCCTTGGATGGTGACGGAAGGCAACCATGAGAAGGAGCAGATTCTATTTTTTGAGTCAGGATTTCAATCTTATAATGCACGATGGAAAATGCCTTATGAAGAGAGTGGATCTAGATCAAATTTGTACTACTCTTTTGAAGTTGCAGGTGCACACTTCATAATGCTAGGTTCATACACAGATTATGATGATAGCTCAGATCAGTATGCTTGGCTAAAG GCTGATCTTGCCAAGGTTGATAGAAAGAGGACACCCTGGCTCATTGTGTTGTTGCATGTACCATGGTACAATAGCAATTGGGCTCATCAGGGTGAAGGTGACAGTATGATGGCTTCAATGGAGCCTTTGCTGTATGCTGCTCATGTGGATATGGTAATAGCAGGTCATGTCCATGCTTATGAACGTGCG GAGCGAGTCTACAATGGCAGACTTGATCCTTGTGGTGCTGTTCACATAACTATTGGGGACGGTGGGAACCGTGAAGGCTTGGCCCACAG GTATCGTAACCCGAAGCCAGCTTGGTCAGTCTTCAGGGAAGCGAGCTTTGGTCACGGCGAGCTAAAGATCGTGAACTCCACCCATGCCCACTGGACCTGGCACAGGAATGACGACGAAGAGCCCGTGAGAACTGATGACGTGTGGATCAACTCTCTTGCTGGTTCAGGGTGCATCGTGGAGGGCAGCCGTGAGTTGAGGAAGATCCTAATGTCTCCTTGA
- the LOC136484039 gene encoding receptor-like protein EIX2 — MSTSDFLLLVILVAAAASSWFTSVGLVDACVPKEKEALLEFKKAITIDHDRMLEAWQPDEEDDCCQWDYVHCSNLTGGHVVELHLGDSRGSGGLTGEISPSLLSLQHLEFLDLSGNSLQGRTGKIPEFLGSLQSLRYLDLSFVPFSGSVPPQLGNLSKLEELHLLDAGVQMHSTDLWWLTHLPLLWNLDLGSNNITGPFPAFMGNLTNLRTLNLGVNHLSGHLPSEISRLAKLTSLDLTQNYFDGLITEEHLDGLESLDYIDLSYTNLKIMVYSKWTPTFRLHEAYFSGCEIGPLFPAWLKLQVNLHRLDISNASINDRLPDWFSNTFSKVTYLDISNNQISGGLPKNMDIMSLEALYSSSNNLTGQIPPLPRSLNFMDISKNSLSGPLPTKFGAPNLDTIILYSNYLSGQVPTSICELSLWGLDLANNLFEGEFPQCLNMTQMAYLLLGNNSFSGSFPPFIRRCTNLSFLILAWNRFTGTVPEWIGSCRSLQFLRLNHNMFHGNIPNNITSLTKLYHLNLADNWISGAIPQHLSNLTSLTRTFALDPYTVPAGFQNTVGDLSIDIKRQKLNYHGAVILELLSIDLSSNYLRGKIPEEMTSLGGLVNLNLSHNQLDGEISDQIGAMLWLESLDLSSNHLSGEIPSSISILAHLSVLDLSNNNLSGRIPSGGQLDTLYSYMPSMYDGNKGLCGPPLQQTCPSNNIPVHGDDEHYSKSMSFGLGIGYVVGLWVVFVTLLFQKTRRIAYFLLLDKFYDKIYVFVAVTCRLFTRKADTS; from the coding sequence ATGTCCACCTCCGATTTCCTGCTCCTCGTTATCCTAGTAGCCGCTGCCGCTTCCTCTTGGTTCACCAGCGTCGGCTTAGTCGATGCCTGTGTGCCCAAGGAGAAGGAGGCCCTCCTTGAATTCAAGAAAGCCATCACCATCGACCACGACCGCATGCTCGAGGCATGGCAGCCAGACGAGGAGGACGACTGCTGCCAATGGGATTACGTCCACTGCAGCAACCTCACGGGGGGCCATGTCGTCGAGCTGCACCTTGGCGACTCCCGTGGCAGTGGTGGTCTGACCGGCGAGATAAGTCCTTCTCTGCTCTCTCTGCAGCATCTGGAATTTCTCGATCTCAGCGGGAATAGCCTCCAGGGCCGGACCGGCAAAATTCCTGAGTTCTTAGGCTCTCTCCAGAGCCTAAGATATCTAGACCTCTCTTTCGTACCATTTTCCGGCAGTGTGCCTCCCCAGCTTGGGAACCTCTCAAAGCTGGAGGAACTCCATCTCTTAGACGCTGGAGTGCAGATGCACTCCACTGATCTCTGGTGGTTGACACATCTACCTCTGTTGTGGAACCTCGATCTTGGTTCGAACAATATCACTGGGCCTTTTCCGGCATTTATGGGGAATTTAACAAATCTGAGGACCCTTAACCTGGGTGTCAACCACCTTAGTGGACATTTGCCATCTGAAATAAGTAGGTTAGCTAAGTTAACTAGTCTGGATCTAACACAGAATTACTTCGATGGCTTGATCACAGAAGAACACCTGGACGGTTTGGAGAGCTTAGATTACATTGACTTGTCTTATACCAACTTGAAGATTATGGTCTATTCAAAATGGACACCCACCTTTAGACTACATGAAGCATATTTTTCAGGTTGCGAAATCGGTCCTCTGTTTCCAGCATGGTTGAAACTGCAAGTGAATCTTCATCGGCTTGATATCTCGAACGCAAGTATAAATGATAGGCTTCCAGATTGGTTTTCTAATACATTTTCTAAGGTAACATATCTGGATATCTCCAATAATCAAATTAGTGGTGGCTTGCCAAAAAATATGGATATTATGTCATTGGAAGCACTCTATTCCAGCTCAAACAACCTGACCGGTCAAATTCCTCCATTGCCTAGAAGCCTGAACTTTATGGATATATCAAAGAACTCTTTATCAGGACCATTGCCAACGAAATTTGGAGCCCCAAACCTAGATACCATCATACTGTATTCTAATTATTTGAGTGGTCAGGTCCCAACATCTATCTGCGAGCTCAGCCTGTGGGGCTTGGATTTGGCCAATAATCTTTTCGAAGGAGAGTTTCCCCAATGTTTGAATATGACACAAATGGCATATCTGTTATTAGGTAACAATAGCTTCTCTGGCAGCTTCCCACCATTCATACGAAGATGCACAAATCTATCTTTTCTAATTCTGGCTTGGAATCGATTCACTGGAACAGTACCAGAGTGGATTGGGAGTTGCAGGTCGTTGCAGTTCTTACGACTGAATCACAACATGTTCCATGGGAATATTCCAAATAATATCACAAGTCTCACAAAACTTTATCATCTGAATCTTGCAGACAACTGGATATCAGGAGCCATACCTCAACATCTGTCAAATCTCACATCTCTGACAAGAACGTTTGCACTGGATCCTTACACGGTTCCCGCTGGGTTCCAAAATACAGTTGGTGATTTGTCAATAGACATAAAGAGGCAAAAACTGAATTACCATGGTGCTGTCATTTTGGAGTTACTGAGCATTGACTTGTCATCAAACTATTTACGTGGTAAAATTCCAGAAGAAATGACATCTCTTGGAGGATTGGTAAATCTGAACTTGTCTCATAACCAATTGGATGGAGAAATTTCTGACCAGATTGGGGCCATGCTGTGGTTggagtcacttgacctctccagcaacCATCTTTCAGGAGAAATCCCATCAAGcatatcaattttggcacatttgAGCGTTTTGGACTTGTCTAATAACAATCTGTCAGGAAGAATACCATCAGGAGGTCAACTTGACACTCTCTACAGTTATATGCCCTCTATGTATGATGGAAACAAGGGTCTGTGTGGGCCTCCTCTCCAACAGACTTGTCCAAGCAATAATATACCTGTTCATGGAGATGATGAACACTATTCCAAGTCAATGTCCTTCGGACTTGGCATCGGATATGTAGTTGGTCTTTGGGTGGTGTTTGTTACGCTACTATTCCAGAAAACCAGGAGGATTGCTTATTTTCTCCTACTCGACAAGTTCTATGATAAAATTTATGTCTTTGTAGCGGTGACTTGTAGATTGTTTACAAGAAAGGCAGACACAAGCTAA